In the genome of bacterium, the window GCCCCCCGCCGTTGCAGGCCACGGCGTACCAGGCATCGGCCGCCGAGTCGTAGAGGGCCGCGATGTCGCACGGGCCGGGACCGGGTATCTCCGCCAGCTTCTCCACCTCCCCGGAGTAGGAGCAGAAAACCTCGCCCTTGTCGTTGATGAAGTAGGCGATGTAGGCGTCGGCGGCGGTGTCGTGGAAGGCGTCCATCTGGGGCGCGGCCAGGACGGCGGCCGCCAGAAGGAGCGTCATGAATACGGGTCCGCGCATTTCCCTCTCCTTGGATGGGGGTTGAATCTGTAACGAGGTCTCAACCGGCGCGCGCCACGGGCAGCTCCCTCCAGGAGGTGGTGTAGCGCGGCGAACGCCGGTTCGTCCGGAGCACCCAGGGCTTGGCGAGCCCCTCCCGGGCGTACTGCACCGTCTGCGGCCCGAGCTCCCGGTTGACGCGGTCCACGGCGCGCATCAGCCGCTCGCCCCGCCTGCGTGGACTGTCGCTCCCGTCCGGAGGCTCCCCCAGCCGGTCGAAGAGGTCGAGCTGAACGGCCCCCGCGGGGACGATGTCGCCCAGGAGCACCCCGGCCCGCTTGTAGGCATAGCCGGAGCGGAAAATGCGCTTGAGCCCGACGAGGGCGTGGCCCAGCAGCTCGTGCGTGACGCCGGAGGGCACGGGGAGCACGGCGACCGTGGAGTTGTAGTACTTGGGTCCTTCGCCGAAGTGGCCGGTCATGACGAAGACTGTCAGCACACCGGCAGCGGAGCTTTGGGCGCGCAGCTTCTCCGCCGACCGGCTGACGAAGCTGGCCACCGCCTCCTGGAGCTCCTCGAGGGTTACGAGCGCCGTGGCGAAGGAGCGCGTGGTGCAGATGGTCTTTTTGTCCGGCGGCTGGTCCTCCAGCCCGAGGCAGCCGATGCCGCGCAGCTCGTAAACCATCCGCCGACCTACGACCCCCAGCTTCTTGTCAATCCAGCGGTCGTCGGCGTCCCGCAGCTTCTTGGCCGTGTGGATGCCCGAGCGCTTCAGCCGGCGCGCCAGACGGTCGGCG includes:
- a CDS encoding Y-family DNA polymerase codes for the protein METPLAQRAAARRIALVDCNNFYASCERVFQPELAGVPVVVLSNNDGCIIARSDEAKALGIAMGAPFFKTRPVIEKHRVRVFSSNFALYGDMSQRVMSTLARFSEDFEVYSIDECFLDLTGFGDPAAYAGVIRSTVRRWTGIPVSIGLAPSKTLAKVANKLAKADRGGPGVKELLPGAELDEVLARLPVEDVWGIADRLARRLKRSGIHTAKKLRDADDRWIDKKLGVVGRRMVYELRGIGCLGLEDQPPDKKTICTTRSFATALVTLEELQEAVASFVSRSAEKLRAQSSAAGVLTVFVMTGHFGEGPKYYNSTVAVLPVPSGVTHELLGHALVGLKRIFRSGYAYKRAGVLLGDIVPAGAVQLDLFDRLGEPPDGSDSPRRRGERLMRAVDRVNRELGPQTVQYAREGLAKPWVLRTNRRSPRYTTSWRELPVARAG